TTTAGCTTGAGTATGTTCTGTCTAGTACAGTTCATAATAGTTGCGATCTCTGGAATACCTACAACGTCAGGAGAGATGTAGTAAAGTTCTGAGTCAGGTATGACGCTTTTAACATTTTCAATTGCACTATAAACAGCCTCAATTGCACTATTAGAGCTACGAATAAAATCTAATCCTATATATCCACTCTGACCTATACCAAGTAAAGCGTCATCACATCCTGCTTCAAACAATCTATCTTCATAGATGCTTGGATCTGTTGTGTGGTCGGCTAATTTAAAATGTAGTGCAAAATCGTAGTCCTTCATAGTATTAAAATTTTATTGATCGGTATCTTGATCTTTATTTATGCAGCGGTCTACAATCCGTCGTATTTGTTTGGCATGATCTTGCGGATTTTTTGGCGTAGACCAAACACTCTCAAGACAAAACTTTCCACACCTACACTCAGGATCGTTATAAGGGCATTTCAGCCTAGCCCAAGCGTGTGAACTCGAACCAGCTTCTACAACCTCCCATCCATTCTCAACGGCATACTTTACAGCATCATTAATATGTTTATTGGGATGTTTTCTCACGTTTACGATTCAAATTATAATTTAAAAGTTGTCCAATGACAACCATAGTAAAAAGTACGCTGCCAGATTTTATCCTGTTAAACTGCCAATTCTCCTTGTAAAATTGTCTCTGACTGTTGTTCCATTGCAGCCAGACGAGAGATTTCCGACCAAGAAGTAACTAAACTGTTATACGAAATTGCTTCTTGTGTCCATCCTTGTCTGTCGCAAATTACATATAAGCGATAAGCTAAATCTCGACATATTTCGCTTTTGTCACCCAGTTGAGCCACTAGTAAAGCTGCACCAGTTTCTCCTTGTTTATCGAGGGTTTGAATCAGGTGTTGGGTAGCCTCCCAATCGGGAGTGCGATCGTCTTTAGCTGGATTCCAGTTTTCGGGTAGTTCTTCTCGTTTGAGCAGCCTTACTTTACCGTTTTTAGCTAACAGAATTCCTGCTTCTTCTAAACCTTTGATACTGGTATTTTTAGCTTTAGAAAGAGTTTCCGCATCGCCATATTGTCCTGGCTCAAATTGGTATTGTTCAAACCAAGTCAAAGCCCAACGAGTATCGGGGTCGAATTCTCCTTCCTGTTCGTTGAGGAATTCATCGATATAGGAGTTAATGATTTGTAAGGCGGTACGGACGCGCATAGGATTGCCATCTGCTTCTAATACTTTGCTGTAGCGTGAGAAAACTGACATTCCTAACCCAATACTGGCTTGAGCTAAATCTACTGGGGCGATATTTCCTTGTTGTAAGTTTTTTAAGTCGGTAGGAAATTCTGTTTGCAGTTGTTTGAGGAATTGGCGACGGGTAGCGGATGGTGAGTCATTTAGGCGGGGACGACAAACAAGAGCGATCGATGATGCAAGAACATTTGCACCATTACCAACCATACGATTACTTAATTCTGTACGCAAAGGCAAAGTCCCTGTGATAGAAAAACCTGCTTTGATAAGTCCTTCTAGCATTGTTTCCCAACCAGTTGAAGCTGTGGTTGAATTACCGTTTTTGCCATTAGTTTCTGTTTCTGTTTGTTTGAAAGCGTAATAAATAGTCAGAGGATATTTATCGCTTGCCATCTTACGCATTCGTTCAAATGCTTTATTTAATCCTTGCTCAAAAAATTCTTTGGCTTTTTGTTTACTACCACCGAAGCGATAGGGAGTAGCAACTAACTCTGGCTCTTTAGGTACAAGAAGAGTGCTAAATAAATCAGGATAAACTGAACCTAAAGAACGGCGCAGCAAGACATAAAAGAAATCTGAGAGGTCAGCGTAACCTATATTATCGTAGTAAGGTGGATCTGTTGAAACAACTATTGATTCTCGATAAATATTAGAAGTTGTCGCATCTATTTGGCTAACAAATCCATTTACCCAACAAGATGATTGCTCAAGTACTTTAGTTATCCAGTCTAATGCACCAAGAAAGTTACCTGTAGAATCGCTTAATGGATTAGCTTCTGCATAATCCCAAGTCATAGGGATAGCTTGACGAGCAAAAGTATTACGGGTACTGTCTCTACTAACATCCCATGAACAAATAGTAGAGTTTCTATCAGATAACCTATCAATAGCAAACGCCAAGTAAGTAGACACAGCATCAGCAATAGCAGTTGCATCTGTTCCACCTTGATTGAGAGATAAGTTATCATCAGTCATTTCTACTGCTACTACATCTTGTTTAATCTTTTCTCTGACTTCTTTTATCAAATCACTGAAAGTAGTTAAAGCAACAAGCTGGCGAGAGGTGAAAATTTCATGCCAATGAGTAATACCGTAACCGCGTCCACTTACCAAGTTGCTTGTTTCTTGGTTCATCTCTTCTTCTGGCTTCCACTTTGGCTTGGCACTCATAGCAATAGCTAATTGCTGTTCACTGGGAGATAAGTAAATTCGTCCTTTATCTCCTTCCGCTACAATCGCTATAAGTTGAGCATTGTTACGTTTAGTAATAAATTCAGCACGAATATCCTTTTCGTTAGCAACCTGATTGCATACCAAACAGCGAAACTTTGCACCTCGCCCAATTTTTGGTGGTTCAGGTGGTGTTCCTTTCCCTGTTTTTACTTCAAAGTTTACAATAGGTGGCTGCTGGCTACGATCTATAATTGGTTCTATCCAGGCTTCTTTTCCTTTTTTAGTCGATAGCTTAAAAGAACTTACTAAAGGCATCTGACAACCACAAGCAGGATTGGGACATTTAACCGTCCGCGCCCACAACCAAGCAATTACAGTAGCTTCACCACCATGTTCTTTTGGCAACTCAACCTGGGGATAAAGATGACCGATACGTTTTTTAGCTTCATCTCGCATCCACTTACCGTAATAACGCACATCTTCCGCTAATCCTTGCGCCCCTCGCCACTGGTTGATATCTTTAGTTTTTCGAGCTTCTGGATTAATTGATGGTTGATCTTTAAACTTAGGCGGAATTTCTATCAAAGCCTTGGTAATCAATACCGCTACAGGATTTAAGTCGCTTCCATGAGCTTCAATGCCCAATCTTTGAGCTTCTAAAGGGATCGAACCCCCTCCACAGAAAGGATCGTAAACTGGTGGAGCATATTCTTGCAGATATTTGCTGACTGCTTCAGGTTCGGTAGGTGGTTCATGTTTATTTTCCCAAGCCAAACAACGAGCTATTTCCTTTTGGGCTGCTTCAATGATGGGAGAGATGCCCCTTTTATCGGTTTTGATATCATCCCAGGATACCAAACCCTTTACTATCTGCTTATTGCCAACAGTTTCAATTTTGCCGATAAGATCGTGTAATCGCTGTCTTTCGACCTGTTGTTCTTCTTCTGTGGGAAACTTGTCAGGATGAGCCGAAGGATCATCAACCAATGAAGCGAATAATACCGCCCGACAAGCTGCTAGAGGTCTTCTTGCCCACCATAAATGTAGTGTAGAAGGATGCCCGTGCCGAATCGATTTTTCCCTGGCTGACTCTTGGTTAATTGCCTCAAGAGGCATGGAAACTTCGATTAGCTTTTTACGGTAAGACATAAAGTTGGCAGATAGAACAACCAACTATCATTGCTGCTTAGTTGAACTATCTACCTCAGTATTTTCTCAATAAAATTACTGTTCTCAGTAAATTTCATTAAATAAATTCTATTGCAGTGAATATCAATTTTCTTACCATAGTTAATTAAATTAATTATCGCTTTCTAAATTAAACAATTGCTGAAGAGATTTTTGTACGCGATCGCGATCGCTTGTGGCTAATTTACCAATCTTTTTAAGCACTAAATCATCATCTAGGGTAAACAATTTCATTCTGATAATCGATTTTGCTTTTAGTCCCGCACTCTTCAAATCTGTAATAGGTATATCTAAATCCCAAGAGGAATGAGATGCAGTGGTAATCATTGCCATGACACTTTTCTTAGTAGATTTATTAAATGCCGAAGCATCAGAAATAACTAAAGCGGGACGTTTTTTAGTAGCAGAACTGTCAGTAAAAGGAAAAGGTACAACTACCACTTCAAATTGTTTATAAGTCACGATAAGCTTCCTCATCAGCTTCCGATGACCATTCGCCCAGAGTAGCAGAAATTGACTCTAGATATTCCCAATCTAAGGTTGATAGTTTTTTGAGAACTACTTTTTCATCTTCTATTTCAAAGATAACGCGATCGCCTTTTTCAATCTCTAGTTTTTCTCTTACTCCTTGGGGAATAGTTGCTTGATACTTTTGAGTTACCTTGGAGGTTAATTTGCTTTTTGCGATCGCCATTATTAATCTTTACTTACTAAATATCTACTTTAGTTATACCGTAATACCGTATTACTTAAAAACCAAATTGAGGACTATCACTAAGGAAGAGGAGAAGTAAAAATGAGCAACACTTTAACACCAGCTAGGGCGATATCACCAGGGCGCATTTTACAGAGAGAATTAGATGCTCGTGGTTGGACTCAAAAAGATCTAGCATTGATTACCAATCTTTCATCACAAGCGATCGACGAAATCATCACAGGAACAAAGCAAATTACTCCAGAGACAGCTAGAGAATTATCGGCAGCGTTGGGAACTACTGCGGAATTTTGGACTGATTTAGAAGTAAATTATCGTCTAAATCTGGCAAAGAACGTTGACAGACTCTAAAACTTTAGTAAATGATTGACCCACAAATAATTATAATTTGAATGACCAGGATAAGAACGATTAAAGCCGATCTTCTAGATTTACTAGAGTATACAGAAAGCGAAGAACCTCAATTGCATCAAAAATTGCAAGAGATATAGACACAACTAGTATTGGAGTGAAGGGTATAGCAACTAGAAAAAAATCTCGTTTAATTAAAGGGAGTCTAGCAGCAACTCTTCAAGCATCTCACGCTGTTGATAATCTACAGGAAGCCAAGCTACAGAATGGCAACAATCCTAATTTTTGTTATTTTAGCGATATTGAAGAAAATTGGAATGATCTTGTAGAGCAAGAAAATTCAAGTGAAAAATTTGCTTCAAGCATTTAAACCAAAGAAACTTCAGCTTTTTTGCTAAGAATTGATTTAAGCCAGCCGATTGTTAAGTAAACTGCTTGATTGATTAGTAAGGTTTTTGACCTCGCTGTTTTAATTCCTGCAAATTATAATTAACACTTGTCACGCCAAAATCAGGCTCTTTCTGAAATGGCTGTCGGACATAGTGAACTACACAGCTATCATCTTGAACTTTGTAACTGCTAGATCGCTCTTTAACTTTCCAAGCATCACCTGCGTTAAATTCTTCAGATGGTGGAACTTCTACAATTGCCAAAATATAATGTTCGGGTTTATTTAAAGCAGTAATAATTTCGTTCTTGGTAACGGTAACTGTTTCCGCTCCTTTAATTCTGCCCTTGACTTCGATAAATCTCAACGCTCCTGTTTCGGGGATGCGGGACTCAATATCGTAACCACATTTAAGACTGCTGACATCTTTAGGTTCATAGCCTAATTTGCTCTCTGCTGCTATCACTGCATTCATGGCAAACATTTCTACTCGTTTGGTTTCCCTAGCAAACATTTGGGCTTGTGGTTCTCTTTTCCCCTGTAATCTCTGTAGCAAACCAACTGGCACAACTAATGCTCCTCCCGCTACTACAGGAGGTAAAGGAGATAAGCGTCTTTCTTGCTGTAATTCGTCGATACGCCGAGCTAATCTAGCCTGTAGTTCATCTGCTCTGGCTCTAGCTTTAGCCGAGTTAATCTTGGCATTAGTTTTACCTGCTTCTTCTTGTTGCTTAAGTTCGGCTGCGCGATAATCCCAGTAGTTGATTTCTTTGGTCAGCCTATCTTTGACTGCCACTAAAGTTTTATCGATAAGTTCTTCCTTGTGCTGCTTGACCTCTTGCAGATGTTGAGGAACTATTTGGGAAATGGCATATTTAGTTGCTTCGGTTTCAATATCTGTTGGTAAATTAGAGTCTTCTAAAAAGGTTTCGATAATGGTTTGTTCTGTTTCAGATAGGGGTCGATAATCAAGATAGGGAGCATAACCTGCATTACGGATTTGAACCTCACCCCCAGCCCCTCTCCTATGAGGAGAGGGGAGCAAGATAGGAAGAGGGGAGCAAATTTCTACATACTGCATTCGTCGAGAAACAATTCTCCTTTTCCCTGATATGTCGGTTTTAGCATCTTGGATCGAATGTTGGAGGGTAACTAAAACTCGGACTTCCTCACCAGGGTCATTTTCATCTATTAAAATACTTCCTTGCTTGAGTACATCCCGATGACGCTCTAAAGTTAAATCGATGGTGGAATCTAATAAGGGATGACCAGGGCAAATAAAAGCAGCTAAGGGCTTACCTGGAACGCTGATTAACTCCTTATCAAAACATATTCGTTCATAGCGAGTTAAAATCGGCTCTCTTGTTCCAATTTGACGACCACGATTGCGAATTAAAGCAGGAACATTGGTAATTTGGTAGCGTTTGGGTTCTCTTTGACGAATTACACCTCCTAAATGTTGGAAGGCTTCGATAAAGAATGAGCCGATAAAATGAGGTTGCAGCTTTCTAGCTTCGGCTCGTTCCATTTCTTCGCGAATGCGTTGAATTTTGGTGATATCCATCGCATCACGCGCCAATACTTTTTCTGAGAGAAGTTCTTGTAACCGTTCTCGATTTAAACGATTGGCTACTACCTGTTCTAATTTAGCTCTCGTTTCTGGTAAATCTCCGTAACGGATAGCTTCGATTAATAATTGTCGTAGCTCAACGCCATCGATCGCTTGACCCAGAACATCAAAAACTTTTCCCCCTAATGCTTTTTGTTCTATTTCTAGTTTCCTTAGTAGCTTGAGATATACATCTCCTTCTCTAGTTTCTGCTGCTAATAAATTCCAAAGGTGACAGACTTCGGTTTGTCCAATACGATGAATCCGTCCAAATCGTTGTTCTAAGCGGTTGGGATTCCAGGGCAGGTCATAATTAACCATTAAATGCGCCCTTTGTAGATTTATCCCTTCTCCCGCAGCATCAGTGGCAATTAATACCTGGATGTCTGGATCTTGGGTAAAGGCTTCTTGTGCCTTACGTCGTTCTTCTCTCCCTGAACCACCACTGATAGTTACTACCGTTTCTTGTTTGCCAATGAGATTGCGAATTCTATCAGCTAAATAGTTAAGAGTGTCCCGATGTTCGGTAAAGATGACTAGTTTGCGTCGATGCCCCCTGACATCAAATAATTCTGCTTCATTTTGCAGGATGCGACTCAGTTCTTCCCACTTCCGATCCGTGCCACTAAGCTTAACCTGTAAGGCTATTTTCTCCAGCTTTTGTAGTAATTCTATTTCTACCTTAAGCTCTGCTATAGTACGGGCAGCAGTAGCCTGGTCAACTAATTCTTCTTCAGTGGCTTCTCGTTCGTCATTGAGCAGGTCATCTTCAAAGTCCTCCCAATCTTCTTCTTTAACTCCTGGTAAGTTTTGCCAATCTAGCTCTACTTCCTGTCCTCGTTTAACTAATTCTTCCTCTTTAAGCCGTTTGTGTAATCTTTCTCGTCTTCTCTTCAAAGATTGATATATAGCTTCGGGAGAAGAAGCTAATCGACGTTGCAGGATAGTTAAAGCAAACCCCACTGTGCCTTTTCTACCATTATTACTTAAGGCATCGGCGCGGTTAAATTCTTCCCGCACGTATTCGGTAACTGCTGAATATAATTTAGCTTCTAAATCCGACAGATGGTACTCGACAGTATAGGCTTTCCGTTCGGGGAATAGAGGTTTGCCATCGAACTTGAGCAGGTCTTCTTTAACCAATCTCCGCATCAAGTCAGAGGTATCTACTGTATGTACTCCATCGCGGAATTTACCTTCAAAGCGATCGCCATCCAATAATGCCATAAATAACTGAAAGTCCGCCTCTTTGCCATTGTGAGGCGTAGCAGTTAGTAGCAAAAAGTGACGAGTCAAACTAGATAATAGTTTGCCTAGCTTGTAGCGTTTGGTTTCTCTAATGTCACCGCCATAAAAAGCAGCAGACATCTTATGTGCCTCATCGCAGACAATTAAATCCCAATCGGTTTGCTCCAGTTTGGCTTGCAAATCATCATTACGACTTAGTGTGTCTAAACGAACAATACATAAAAGCATTTCGGCAAAAGCATTTCCACTACGGGCTGTTTCAAGGCGATCGTTTGTGAGAATATCAAAAGGTAGATGGAATCGTCGATCTAGTTCATCTTGCCATTGGGTAGCTAGTGAACCTGGGCAGACAATTAAACACCGATTTAAGTCCCCTCGAATCCGTAATTCAGAAATTAGCAATCCTGTCATGATGGTTTTTCCTGCTCCAGGATCGTCTGCTAGTAAGAAGCGTAACGGCTGACGGGGTAACATATCACCATAAACCGCAGTAATCTGGTGGGGTAAAGGTTCAACTAGAGAAGTATGCACCGCCAGCATGGGATCGAACAAATGAGCTAACTGAATACGCTGGGCTTCACTGACTAAACGTAAGAGTCTGCCATCACCGTTAAAACTCCAAGGCAGAGATGAAGTAACAATTTCTAGTTCATGCTCGCGATCGCGATAAATTAATTCACTATCAATATTACCGCTAGCTTCTTTGTAAATTAGCTCAATTACATCTGAACCATACCATTTTGCCTCAACAACAGTTACCGATTGAGTAGGCAATACTCCTCTTACGGTTGTCCCTTTAGTTAAATCCTCTAATCGCATTTCCTAGCTACCGCAGACTCTAAACTTTTTCTAAAGTAGCCGATTATTTGGGGAATTGAATGTAAATTACTGATAAAGAGCGATCGCACAGCATATCCTGAAGGGCTAATCACCTTGGTCTTACGGACTCAGAACCTTGCGGTTAAACTTTATTGGAGTCCAAGCCCCCAAAAGAATAAAACTCGCCCAATAGTATTGTCATTAATTTGGTTGCCAGATGCTTGATTGGATTTAGTTTCAGAAGATTGAGCAAAAAATTTTGGGATGTCTTTGTGCGATACTCTAGATGTCAAGAGCAAGAAATGGTATGAACCTCTAAATTCACATTTAATTGTTTACGTAAGACGGTAAAAATAGCCGTTAAATTATTCATGGTAGGATTGCCTTTAGCAGATAACATTCTGTGCAGACTTTTGCTCGGCAATGAAGTCTCACAAGCTAATGCTTCAAAACCTGTAGTTGCATTGACTAAATCTCTCAAAATCAGTCTGGCTGTTTCTGGTTCACCGTTAAGAAAAAGAGAAGCTGCTTCATCTAGTAATGCTTTGGCAAATTTAGGCTCTCTTTGAACTCTAGCATTAACCGTTTCTCTAAAATCTCTAGTTATAGGCATAATATTTATTTTTGTTTCTTTTTAGATTCTTTAATTCGTCTTTTATATTCTTGACATAACTCTTTGGCTCGGTTGATATCAGCTTGTTGCTTTTTCTTTGTTCCACCACCAAATAAGACTATAAGTTGCTTGCCGAACTGTGCTAGATAAATTCGATAACCAGCCCCCCAATCGATCCTATATTCATTAATGCCATCAAACCACCTACTTATTTAAGGTATTTTCTGCTTCTAAACGAGCAACGACAATCTGCCATGCCGTATTTCTATAGCTGGTGATTCAAAATTATTAATGCTATCAATCCAAAAAGAGTGATCACTGGAAAAATCCAAGCGATCATTATCGTTTGATGAGCATACCTTGTCGCTTCTTGCGTCTGAATCACTAATTGTTGCTGCTTCTTGAGCAAAACCGAAGTCGAGTTAACCAAGCCAGTCGAAATAGTCTTCAAATTCAGATGCTCCTTGGTCAATCCCTCCAAGACTTGAACCAGCTTCGTATCTAACTTCTGTTGATTCCTCTGAACACCCTGTAACTGACTCTGCAACTGCTCATTAATCCAATGAGAAACATCAACCACCTGCGTTGTATAAGCTTCTGCCGACTCCTCCAGCTCCATTTTCGCCCTAACTATCTTCTCCCCCGAACCACCCAACACCTCAACCGCAGCAATATTTTGTGCCACACAGAAATAAAAATCAAACAACTCATTATCCACAAAATACTGATTATCCAAAAGCCATTGAGATACTCGCTCTCTAATACCCTGAGCTTCATTTTTTAATCGTTCATCAACCCATACTCGCAATTCATCCTGTTGCTGAGACAAAGTTGGCTTCTTCAAATAAGTCATTAATCCAACCTCAGACTTTCAACATTAAAACCAGCAGTTTCCAACCCAGCATATACCCGTCGCAGATAGCCCCTTAACCCAGCCAACTGAGCCGTACTAAACTCGCCATATCTTCTCGCTTCAGTAAAACTCAGCGCATTTTTATATACCGTTGTGGCAGTATCCAACCTCAACTTCGGCAAGTCAATCACCTTCAACTGAGATTCAGCCATCAACTCAGTCGTAATAAAAGAATCAAAACTTGACCAGTCTTCACACCTGCCAAAATTCCTCACCAAGACATGAGTCGCATTATCGCCAACAAACTCCAGCGTTCTTAAAAACCCTTCATAACATTCAATCGAATCATCTAGCACATACCAATTCTGAATCTCTACCCCCAGATCCTTGGCAGCCTCTAAAATATCGCTAGCCGTTAACCAATGATTAAATGCTTCCTCCACATTCCCAGGCAAATCCACCAACACCAATTTCTCTAAAGCCAAGTCCAAAATTTGGTCAGGTATTTTCAGATTCCGATCCAGTTCACTAAAGCGAGTCGGTAAGGCAAACTCAGGATAGGCTTTCAAAAAACTCTCTTGTCTATCCGCATCCACCCCATAGAAATCTAATCCAGACTCTAAACAGTAAGCCGCCTTTAATTTAGATAGCAATGTCTTGCCCACACCACCTTTCTTACAATTAGAAATCTGAATCCCTGGACGAGTAGCAATTAATTCAGATGTTGATTCTTCTATTTGGGTCTTAACTGTCATAATGTCTAACTATTTACTCGCAAATAACTTATCTACCGCTGAGCGCTTTCTATCTGATTGACTTATTTCAGTACTCGCATCGTCTCCAATTTTTTCAAGCTGTTCTGGGGGCAATACCGAATTAACAGTACGAGGTATTTGTATTCCTTCTGCTTCTTGGTTTAAAGAACGACGATATTCAGTGTGATATTGCTTGAGTGTTGCCGAACTAATCTTGACTCCACTTTCGCTTATCGATTCAGCCAAGTCATCATATTCACATCCCCTTGCTAAAGCTGCCTCAATTCTCAGATGTAACTTAGCCACCAACTTTCTCAAATATCCAGGCTGAGTTGCTTTGTTCTTCGTCTTATCTAACTTACGGGCGATCGCTTTTTCCAGGGGACTTAATTCAGACTGATTCATTTCAAGTTTTTAGTACTTAATCTTCATTCATTGTGCCAAATATTCAAGCAGTTCAACAAATTATTTAAATAAAAAAGATTCACTTTCAGTGTGATAGATTAGCTTTGGTATGACTAGTTATATACTGGTCAAAATTTCACACCTGATGCACCCTTTGTGAGCATAAATAAAATACACGTATTTTTTAAATAAATATAGATTGGGTATTTTTGGTTATCTTTAAACATCAATAATAAGATATGTAAAATAGCTTTTAAATAATAGTTTTAACAGCTTAAAAATGTCACCATCAAAATAGATTAAGCAAGAATAAGAATTTTTATCCAAATGGTTTGCTCGATTGGGAGACTCTACGCCAAAGTAAACGACTATGCGACTGATAATTACTACACTCAAAACCAAGGATTAACTAATAGTCAATGGTATGGACAAGGTGCAGCAATACTTGGTCTTAATGGTCAAGTTTTAACGACAGAATACAACAACGCCTATCAAGGATTAGATACTCAAGGTAATCCCCTTCGGCAAAGACAGTCGGGAAAAAAATATAATCCAGGCAGAGATATTACCCTCTCTGCTCCTAAGTCTGTCTCACTACTAGGGCTAGTTAAACAAGATAAAGCCGTAATCGAAGCTCATCAACAAGCAGTAAAAACTACTCTTGCTTATCTAGAGCAGAACTGTATCTTTACTAGAACAGGAAAAGGGGGAGCTAATCATCTTCAGACAGATAATGCCTTGTTCGCTGTTTTCCAACATGACGATAATCGCAATCAAGATCCTCAACTCCATAGTCACTGTGTGGTTTTTAATCAGACCAAAGGAGCAGATGGAAAATGGCGATCGATGGATAATCGCGAGCTATATCAACAAAAGATGACGATAGGCATGGTCTATCACCATGAACTAGGGCGAGGACTTCAAGCTCTCGGATATGAACTGAACTGGAATCGCGATGGCACGTTTGATGTTAGGGGTTATAGTCCAGAACAGCTAAAGAAATTTAGTACTCGCAAACAAGAAATAGAACAAGCAGTAGGGCATGAGGCTAATGCAGTAGCCAAAGCTAAAGCCTGTACCAAGACTCGTAGAGATAAAGTACACCAAGAAGAGTCAGAAAGAGAGGAACTCAAACAAGCATGGCAACAAAGAGCCGAACAGTTAAATATTAGACATCCTGAAGTTAACGCTCGCCCTCAGCAGGTTAGTAACTTAAAAGATCGAAGCAAGCTAGTTAGTGAAGCTATTGAGATAGTTACAGAGCGTCAAGTAGCTTTTCCCAGACATATACTCCTGAAAGAAGCACTGCGACAATCTCAAGGAAACTATAGTTTGGATGACTTAGAAAAAGAAATTGATCGCCATAAGAGTTTAATCAAAACTCAAGATGGAAGATTAACAACGGAAGCAGCTATTAATCGAGAACAGCAGATTCTTAATTTGGCTAGCAACGGCAAAGATAAATATCCGACTCTAGCCAATATAGAAACTGCTCATCAACAAGCTCAGAAACTACGGCTAAATAAAGCCCAGGCAAATGCCTTAAATCATTTTGTTCATAATCGAGATGGCGTAATGCTCTGTCAGGGAGA
This sequence is a window from Pleurocapsa minor HA4230-MV1. Protein-coding genes within it:
- a CDS encoding relaxase domain-containing protein — translated: MVCSIGRLYAKVNDYATDNYYTQNQGLTNSQWYGQGAAILGLNGQVLTTEYNNAYQGLDTQGNPLRQRQSGKKYNPGRDITLSAPKSVSLLGLVKQDKAVIEAHQQAVKTTLAYLEQNCIFTRTGKGGANHLQTDNALFAVFQHDDNRNQDPQLHSHCVVFNQTKGADGKWRSMDNRELYQQKMTIGMVYHHELGRGLQALGYELNWNRDGTFDVRGYSPEQLKKFSTRKQEIEQAVGHEANAVAKAKACTKTRRDKVHQEESEREELKQAWQQRAEQLNIRHPEVNARPQQVSNLKDRSKLVSEAIEIVTERQVAFPRHILLKEALRQSQGNYSLDDLEKEIDRHKSLIKTQDGRLTTEAAINREQQILNLASNGKDKYPTLANIETAHQQAQKLRLNKAQANALNHFVHNRDGVMLCQGDAGVGKTYTVKALKETISSETKMRGLAPSAAAARELNKGADINCQTLDAYLNIPLKSLPKNELIVVDEAGMISSSQMQSLLETAQQTNSRILLIGDTKQLAAVQAGSPFKLLQEQTNLPTIEIDLNVRQQNFQLKEVVDLLSKGEIKQGYQKLNQQGSIKQMPI